A window of the Blattabacterium cuenoti genome harbors these coding sequences:
- a CDS encoding urease subunit gamma produces MHLTSYEKEKILLYMAGELAKSRLKRGLKLNYPESLALITHYIMEGARDGKKVKDLMHEAGNILNDEQVMDGVYELLNSIQVEATFPDGTKLVTIHNPIKKKIKKKSNIIPGQYNLLNKEIILLPNRNRIKRVVTNIGSRPIQIGSHFHFYEVNLSLIFDRKGTKGYRLDIMSGRSTRFEPGETREIILVEIGGMKKIRGFSGKKNT; encoded by the coding sequence ATGCACTTAACTTCTTATGAAAAGGAAAAAATACTTCTGTATATGGCAGGAGAATTGGCTAAGAGCAGACTAAAAAGAGGATTAAAATTAAATTATCCAGAATCTTTGGCTTTAATAACTCATTATATTATGGAGGGAGCTAGAGATGGAAAAAAAGTTAAAGATCTTATGCATGAAGCTGGAAATATACTAAATGATGAACAAGTTATGGATGGAGTATATGAGTTATTAAACAGTATACAGGTAGAAGCAACATTTCCTGATGGAACAAAATTGGTAACTATACATAATCCTATTAAAAAAAAAATTAAAAAAAAATCGAATATAATTCCAGGACAATATAATTTGTTGAATAAAGAAATTATATTATTACCTAATAGAAATCGTATAAAAAGAGTAGTTACTAATATAGGTAGTAGACCTATTCAAATAGGATCTCATTTTCATTTTTATGAAGTAAATTTATCTCTTATTTTTGATAGAAAAGGAACAAAAGGGTATCGTTTAGATATTATGTCTGGTAGATCTACTAGATTTGAACCTGGAGAAACTAGAGAAATTATTCTTGTAGAAATAGGAGGAATGAAAAAAATTCGTGGATTTTCAGGAAAAAAAAATACTTAA
- the thrA gene encoding bifunctional aspartate kinase/homoserine dehydrogenase I, whose translation MQVLKFGGSSVAHSDSIKRICSLLKKKPKGKYVIVVSALSNITDQLIQCGYFASEKKNYYKDIVEKIEARHINIIKELFPITYQSHLISWIKKNINELESLCDGIYQVEELSKRSLDKIMSFGELSSSFLISEKLKQYGLDAICKDSRDLIITNSKFGCAQVDFVISNYRINKFFREKKSEYIVFPGFIGSTKNNETTTLGRGGSDYTASILAAAISANLLEIWTDVSGMMTANPKIVNQAFPIKEISYEEAMELSHFGAKVIYPPTIQPAMKKHIPIQIKNTFSPLDSGTLIYISKNISISQPVTGISGIKNMSLLTLEGSGMIGIPGYSKRLFEALSREKINVIFITQSSSEHSITTGVHDIDVNKSKKAIDKEFFREIQQKRVDPIIIEKNLCIIAVVGDNMKNLHGTSGKMFSSLGRNSINVRAIAQGSTEKNISAVIRKKDFKKALNTLHEAFFESPPKQINLFICGVGKVGSKLLEQVDQQQNYLLEELKLQVRVIGIANSKKMYFDYHGIDLFYWDKYLNENGNKMNGYSFMKEVCNFNLRNSLFVDNTASEEMAMIYDKFLKNGIGVITCNKIACSSSYNHYKKLKILSRHFKAPFLFETNVGASLPVISTLNDLINSGDKINKIEAVLSGSLNFIFNNFIGKKSFLEIVKEAHSKGFTEPDPRIDLSGLDVMRKILILARECGSPLELNDIYQKSFLPKDCCNSISIEDFYKNLYKYNNYFFRIRYEAEKNNKRLRFIARYENGGATVGLEHIDQYHPFFQLEGKDNMVLYNTYRYSEQPLIIKGAGAGAEVTASGVFSDIIKATK comes from the coding sequence ATGCAAGTTTTAAAATTTGGAGGAAGTTCTGTTGCTCATTCTGATTCTATTAAACGTATTTGTTCTTTATTAAAAAAAAAACCTAAAGGAAAATATGTCATTGTTGTGTCTGCTTTGAGTAATATAACAGACCAATTAATACAATGTGGGTATTTTGCTTCTGAAAAAAAAAATTATTATAAAGATATAGTAGAAAAAATAGAAGCACGTCATATTAATATTATTAAAGAATTATTTCCAATTACTTATCAAAGTCATTTAATTAGTTGGATAAAAAAAAATATTAATGAATTAGAAAGTTTATGTGATGGAATTTATCAAGTAGAAGAACTATCAAAACGTTCTTTAGATAAAATAATGAGTTTTGGAGAATTAAGTTCTTCTTTTTTAATTTCTGAAAAATTAAAACAATATGGATTGGATGCTATATGTAAAGATAGTAGAGATTTGATTATTACTAATTCTAAGTTTGGATGTGCTCAAGTAGATTTTGTAATTAGTAATTATAGAATTAATAAATTTTTTAGAGAAAAGAAATCAGAATATATAGTATTTCCTGGATTTATAGGTTCTACAAAAAATAATGAAACTACTACTCTTGGAAGAGGTGGATCTGATTATACTGCATCTATTTTAGCAGCAGCTATATCTGCAAATTTACTTGAGATATGGACAGATGTTAGTGGTATGATGACTGCTAATCCTAAAATAGTTAATCAAGCTTTTCCAATTAAGGAAATTTCTTATGAAGAAGCTATGGAATTATCTCATTTTGGAGCTAAGGTTATTTATCCTCCTACAATTCAACCTGCTATGAAAAAACATATTCCTATACAAATTAAAAATACTTTTTCCCCATTAGATTCAGGTACTCTTATTTATATAAGCAAAAATATTAGTATTAGTCAACCTGTTACTGGAATTTCTGGAATTAAAAACATGTCTTTACTGACTTTAGAAGGGAGTGGAATGATAGGAATACCTGGTTATTCTAAAAGATTATTCGAAGCTTTATCAAGAGAAAAAATTAATGTAATATTTATAACTCAAAGTTCTTCAGAACATTCAATAACTACTGGAGTACATGATATAGATGTAAATAAATCAAAAAAAGCAATTGATAAAGAATTTTTTAGAGAAATACAACAAAAACGTGTAGATCCTATAATAATAGAAAAAAATTTGTGTATTATAGCAGTTGTAGGAGATAATATGAAAAATCTTCATGGTACTAGTGGAAAAATGTTTTCTTCTTTGGGAAGAAATAGTATAAATGTTAGAGCTATTGCACAAGGTTCTACAGAAAAAAATATATCAGCAGTTATTCGTAAAAAAGATTTTAAAAAAGCATTAAATACTTTACATGAAGCTTTTTTTGAAAGCCCTCCCAAACAAATTAATCTTTTTATTTGTGGAGTAGGTAAAGTAGGTAGTAAATTATTAGAACAAGTAGATCAACAACAAAATTACTTGTTAGAAGAATTAAAACTACAAGTTAGAGTTATAGGAATTGCTAATAGTAAAAAGATGTATTTTGATTATCATGGTATTGATTTATTTTATTGGGATAAATATCTTAATGAAAATGGAAATAAAATGAATGGTTATTCTTTTATGAAAGAAGTGTGTAATTTTAATTTGAGAAATAGTTTATTTGTAGATAATACAGCTAGTGAAGAAATGGCAATGATTTATGATAAATTTCTTAAGAATGGAATCGGAGTTATTACTTGTAATAAAATAGCATGTTCATCAAGTTATAATCATTATAAAAAACTTAAAATATTATCTAGACATTTTAAAGCTCCATTTTTATTTGAAACTAATGTTGGAGCTAGTTTACCTGTAATTAGTACATTAAATGATCTTATTAATAGTGGAGATAAAATAAATAAAATTGAGGCAGTTTTATCAGGAAGTTTAAATTTTATATTTAATAATTTTATAGGGAAAAAATCTTTTTTAGAAATAGTAAAAGAAGCTCATTCAAAAGGATTTACTGAACCAGATCCTAGAATTGATTTAAGTGGATTAGATGTTATGAGAAAAATACTTATTTTGGCAAGAGAATGCGGATCTCCATTAGAATTAAATGATATTTATCAAAAATCTTTTTTACCTAAAGATTGTTGTAATTCTATTTCTATAGAAGATTTTTATAAAAATTTATATAAATACAATAATTATTTTTTCAGAATAAGATACGAAGCAGAAAAAAATAACAAAAGATTACGTTTTATTGCACGTTATGAAAATGGAGGGGCTACAGTAGGATTAGAACATATTGATCAATATCATCCATTTTTTCAATTAGAAGGAAAAGATAATATGGTTTTGTATAATACATATCGTTATTCAGAACAACCTCTTATTATAAAAGGAGCAGGAGCTGGAGCTGAAGTAACTGCGTCTGGAGTTTTTTCAGATATTATTAAAGCAACTAAGTAA
- a CDS encoding homoserine kinase — protein sequence MNAIKIFAPATVANLVCGFDIIGLALDYPKDEIYLYKSNNPGIRINKIYGPSLPKDPKKNSAFAALQLLLNKYEKLNKLKNNIGFEMELIKNIYPGSGIGSSAASSAGVVFGANILLGNPFNTIQLIRFAMEGERVASGSAHADNVAPAIMGGLTLIRSYDPLDITKLHSPNELWVSIIHPEIEIKTSDARKILKKNILMKDAIQQWGNIGALVAGLYQENYSLISRSLEDVIVEPIRSTLIPSFYELKVKCKEIGALGGGISGSGPSVFMLSKGNKIAKKVTKVMNDIYSTLKVGYNTYTSPINQKGLKWKKI from the coding sequence ATGAATGCAATAAAAATATTTGCACCAGCTACAGTAGCTAATTTAGTATGTGGATTTGATATAATTGGATTAGCTTTGGATTATCCAAAAGATGAAATTTATTTATATAAATCTAATAATCCTGGAATACGAATCAATAAGATATATGGGCCATCTTTACCTAAAGATCCTAAAAAAAATTCTGCATTTGCAGCATTACAATTATTGTTAAATAAATATGAAAAATTAAATAAATTAAAAAATAATATAGGATTTGAAATGGAATTGATTAAAAATATTTATCCAGGAAGTGGTATTGGATCAAGTGCTGCTAGTTCTGCTGGTGTTGTTTTTGGAGCTAATATTTTATTAGGAAATCCTTTTAATACTATTCAATTAATTCGTTTTGCAATGGAAGGAGAAAGGGTAGCTAGTGGATCAGCTCACGCTGATAATGTAGCTCCTGCAATTATGGGTGGATTAACTTTAATAAGAAGTTATGATCCTTTAGATATTACTAAATTACATTCTCCTAATGAATTATGGGTTAGTATAATACATCCAGAAATAGAAATTAAAACCTCAGATGCTAGAAAAATTTTGAAAAAAAATATTTTAATGAAAGATGCTATTCAACAATGGGGAAATATTGGAGCATTAGTTGCTGGACTATATCAAGAAAATTATTCATTGATTAGCAGGTCTTTAGAAGATGTAATTGTAGAGCCTATAAGATCAACATTAATTCCATCTTTTTATGAATTAAAAGTTAAATGTAAAGAAATAGGAGCATTAGGAGGTGGTATTTCTGGATCAGGACCTTCCGTTTTTATGTTAAGTAAAGGAAATAAAATAGCAAAGAAAGTTACAAAAGTAATGAATGATATATATTCAACATTAAAAGTTGGATATAATACTTATACTTCTCCTATAAATCAAAAAGGATTAAAATGGAAAAAAATATAA
- the thrC gene encoding threonine synthase — protein MLYHSINNSKNLVSFENAVLNGISPDGSLYIPQYIPKLNILSNKKFFDRDDNLIALSVIKPYLGKDITDNCIFNIIDNTLKFPFPIKKIHDNIYTLELFHGPTLAFKDVGAKFMAEYLNFISNKIGKKITVLVATSGDTGGAVAKAFYKKKGIEVIILYPRNGISSLQEKQISSLGHNILSLEIDGNFDNCQYIVKKSFLDKEIKKKYILTSANSINIARLLPQMFYYFISYKNIIKKIKDISELVFSVPSGNFGNICAGMMAEKMGLPIKFFIASTNINDTIPRFLSTNKYDPMVTKKTISNAMDISNPSNFPRIWNFLYKKNFIQIKKKLYSYSFTDSETLSTIIDVYNNYKYIMDPHGAIGYLGISRHSNKKLKSSCIYIFLETAHPFKFLENMPCSIRKNISKNKNIMEMLNNRKIKKISIKNNFDQFKSWLLENK, from the coding sequence ATGTTATATCATAGTATAAATAATAGTAAAAATTTGGTATCATTTGAAAATGCTGTATTAAATGGAATATCTCCAGATGGATCATTATATATTCCTCAATATATACCAAAATTAAATATTCTATCTAATAAAAAATTTTTTGATAGAGATGATAATTTAATAGCATTATCAGTAATAAAACCTTATCTAGGAAAAGATATCACAGATAATTGTATTTTCAATATTATTGATAATACTTTAAAATTTCCTTTTCCAATAAAAAAAATTCATGATAATATTTATACATTAGAATTATTTCATGGACCTACCTTAGCATTTAAGGATGTTGGAGCAAAATTCATGGCAGAATATTTAAATTTTATATCTAATAAAATAGGAAAAAAAATTACAGTATTAGTAGCTACATCTGGAGATACTGGAGGTGCTGTCGCTAAAGCTTTTTATAAAAAAAAAGGAATTGAAGTTATTATTTTATATCCACGTAATGGTATAAGTTCATTACAAGAAAAACAAATATCTTCTTTAGGACATAATATATTATCTTTAGAAATAGATGGTAATTTTGATAATTGTCAATATATAGTAAAAAAATCTTTCTTAGATAAAGAAATAAAAAAAAAATATATTTTAACATCTGCTAATTCTATTAATATAGCAAGATTGTTGCCACAAATGTTTTATTATTTTATATCTTATAAAAATATAATTAAAAAAATTAAAGATATTTCTGAATTAGTTTTTTCAGTTCCTAGTGGAAATTTTGGAAATATTTGTGCAGGTATGATGGCAGAAAAAATGGGATTACCAATAAAATTTTTTATTGCTTCTACTAATATTAATGATACTATACCTAGATTTTTATCTACTAATAAGTATGACCCTATGGTTACAAAAAAAACAATATCAAATGCAATGGATATTTCTAATCCTAGTAATTTTCCAAGAATATGGAATTTTTTATATAAAAAAAATTTTATACAAATAAAGAAAAAATTATATTCTTATTCATTTACAGATAGTGAAACTTTATCTACTATAATAGATGTTTACAACAATTATAAATATATTATGGATCCACATGGGGCTATTGGATATTTAGGTATTTCACGACATTCAAATAAAAAATTAAAATCTTCTTGTATTTATATTTTTTTAGAAACAGCTCATCCTTTTAAATTTTTAGAAAATATGCCATGTAGTATTCGTAAAAATATTTCTAAAAATAAAAATATTATGGAAATGTTAAATAATAGAAAAATAAAAAAAATATCTATAAAAAATAATTTTGATCAATTTAAAAGTTGGTTATTAGAAAATAAATAA
- a CDS encoding ribose-phosphate diphosphokinase, translating into MSQKVLFFSTKSGFKLSKDIAHYYGSFLGKIKLLKFSDGEYIPHFEQSVRGCNVFLIGSTFPPVDNLMELLLMCDAAKRASAYSITLVIPYFGWARQDHKDQPRTPIAAKLIANLITASGASRVMTMDLHADQIQGFFDIPVDHLYASRIFINYIKKKLNIDKLTIASPDMGGAKRARSYAGYLGTDVVVCYKERKKANEIEFMNLIGNVKNRNIILIDDMVDTAGTLTEAAELIKKNGAKSVSAIATHPVLSGNSYEKITNSYIEELVVTDTIPIKQKYNKKIKVLSCAPLFAEVMHSIQKDESISSKFFI; encoded by the coding sequence ATGAGTCAAAAAGTTCTCTTTTTTTCTACAAAAAGTGGGTTTAAATTGTCAAAGGATATAGCACATTATTATGGAAGTTTTTTAGGTAAAATAAAACTTTTAAAATTTAGTGATGGAGAATATATACCTCATTTTGAACAATCTGTTAGAGGATGTAATGTATTCTTAATAGGGTCTACATTTCCTCCGGTAGATAATTTAATGGAATTACTACTTATGTGCGACGCAGCTAAAAGAGCATCGGCTTATAGTATTACATTAGTAATCCCATATTTTGGTTGGGCTAGACAAGATCATAAAGATCAACCTAGAACACCTATTGCAGCAAAACTTATAGCAAATTTAATTACAGCATCAGGCGCTTCTAGAGTAATGACAATGGATTTACATGCAGATCAAATTCAAGGATTTTTTGACATACCTGTAGATCACTTATATGCATCAAGAATTTTTATTAATTATATTAAAAAAAAATTAAATATAGATAAGTTAACAATTGCTTCTCCAGATATGGGTGGAGCAAAAAGAGCTAGAAGTTATGCAGGATATTTAGGAACAGATGTTGTAGTATGTTATAAAGAAAGAAAAAAAGCAAATGAAATAGAATTTATGAACCTTATAGGAAATGTTAAAAATAGAAATATTATACTTATAGATGATATGGTTGATACAGCAGGAACTTTAACAGAAGCTGCTGAATTAATAAAAAAAAATGGAGCAAAAAGTGTAAGTGCAATAGCTACACATCCTGTTTTATCAGGAAATTCTTATGAAAAAATTACTAATTCTTATATAGAAGAATTAGTAGTAACAGATACTATTCCAATAAAACAAAAATATAATAAAAAAATTAAAGTTTTATCTTGCGCACCTTTATTTGCTGAGGTAATGCATTCTATACAAAAAGATGAATCTATTAGTAGTAAATTTTTTATTTAA
- a CDS encoding 50S ribosomal protein L25, which produces MKYITIYGEKRNIVKKCIRSNNKIPCILYGKNINIPFFSSLEEIKKIVFNKKICGVIIKLKINDNQYNNIKAIHKEIQFDPVKDNILHVDFYKIEESTPIILHIPIIFIGRPIGVSKGGECFIPIKKLKIKVFPINIPEYIKIDINHLDIGNKIIIKDLKKENYTILHSYNTLLVKIKKSRKSNISQNEDNNVKEKDDKKIDKKIINKKN; this is translated from the coding sequence ATGAAATATATAACTATATATGGGGAAAAAAGAAATATTGTAAAAAAATGTATACGATCAAATAATAAAATTCCATGTATTTTGTATGGAAAAAATATAAATATTCCATTTTTTTCTTCATTAGAAGAAATAAAAAAAATAGTTTTTAATAAAAAAATATGTGGTGTTATTATAAAATTGAAAATAAATGATAATCAATATAATAATATAAAAGCAATTCATAAAGAAATACAATTTGATCCTGTAAAAGATAATATTTTACATGTAGATTTTTATAAAATTGAGGAATCAACCCCTATTATTTTACATATTCCTATAATATTTATAGGAAGACCTATTGGAGTATCAAAAGGAGGAGAATGTTTTATTCCAATAAAAAAATTAAAAATAAAAGTATTTCCAATAAATATTCCAGAATATATAAAAATAGATATAAATCATTTAGATATTGGAAATAAAATAATAATAAAAGATTTAAAAAAAGAAAATTATACTATATTACATTCTTATAATACTTTATTAGTAAAAATAAAAAAGTCTAGAAAATCAAATATTTCTCAAAATGAGGATAATAATGTAAAAGAAAAAGATGATAAAAAAATAGATAAAAAAATAATAAATAAAAAAAATTAA
- a CDS encoding nucleoside deaminase encodes MSIKDFHFMKIALKEAINAFKINEVPIGAVITYNNIVIAKTHNLTETLNNITAHAEILAIKKASSFLNKKYIKKCTIYVTLEPCIMCAGALYLSKIGKIVCGAPNNNSKGFLYYGIKLHPDTIYISGILKNQCKFLIQDFFFFKRINKKYNHNIFSY; translated from the coding sequence ATGTCTATTAAAGATTTTCATTTTATGAAAATAGCATTGAAAGAAGCTATTAATGCCTTTAAAATCAATGAAGTACCTATAGGTGCAGTTATAACTTATAATAACATAGTTATAGCAAAAACACATAATTTAACTGAAACTTTAAATAATATAACTGCACATGCAGAAATTTTGGCAATAAAAAAAGCATCTAGTTTTTTAAATAAAAAATATATAAAAAAATGTACTATATATGTTACATTAGAACCATGTATAATGTGTGCTGGAGCTTTATATTTATCCAAAATAGGAAAAATTGTTTGTGGAGCACCTAATAATAATTCTAAAGGATTTTTATATTATGGAATTAAATTACATCCAGATACAATATATATTTCTGGTATACTAAAAAATCAATGTAAATTTTTAATACAAGATTTTTTTTTCTTTAAAAGAATTAACAAAAAATATAATCATAATATATTTAGTTATTAA
- a CDS encoding DedA family protein, with protein sequence MEIFNFLFHQKNHIDFWNFFQHLFNPRWIFLYCGKTAIFILLAIVFAETGFFIGFLLPGDSLLFTAGIFGEDLCKNFYNVPFFVIILIVALVAILGNIQGYWLGYKSGKLLYEKKDSFFFKKKHLILAKLFYNRYKTTALIISRFLPMFRSFAPIIAGAIRVNFKKFMIYNIIGAIIWTFSIMLSGHYLDKNFPELKNHLEWIILLIIVTTMIPIILKLRIYKKKIFI encoded by the coding sequence ATGGAAATTTTCAATTTTTTGTTTCATCAAAAAAATCATATAGATTTTTGGAATTTTTTTCAACATTTATTTAATCCTAGATGGATTTTTTTATATTGTGGAAAAACTGCTATTTTTATTTTATTGGCAATAGTTTTTGCAGAAACTGGTTTTTTTATTGGATTTTTACTTCCAGGTGATTCATTATTATTTACTGCAGGTATTTTTGGAGAAGACTTATGTAAAAATTTTTATAATGTGCCTTTTTTTGTAATAATATTAATTGTTGCATTAGTTGCTATTCTTGGAAATATACAAGGATATTGGTTAGGATATAAATCTGGAAAACTACTTTATGAAAAAAAAGATTCCTTTTTCTTTAAAAAAAAACATTTGATTCTAGCAAAATTATTTTATAATAGATATAAAACTACAGCATTAATTATCAGTCGTTTTTTACCTATGTTTCGATCTTTTGCACCTATTATAGCAGGAGCTATAAGAGTTAATTTTAAAAAATTTATGATATATAATATTATAGGAGCAATTATTTGGACTTTTTCTATTATGTTATCTGGACATTATTTAGATAAAAATTTTCCTGAATTAAAAAATCATTTAGAATGGATAATTCTATTAATTATAGTAACAACAATGATTCCAATAATATTAAAATTAAGAATATATAAAAAAAAAATATTTATTTAA
- the aroB gene encoding 3-dehydroquinate synthase — protein sequence MILFDEIAYKELQKYLLYEVFSVKEIFILVDDLTKKYCLPILIDKINFLKKSNIIQISHGEKEKNIYTCIKIFKEIEKYNSTRNSIIINLGGGVITDIGGFVASIFKRGIRFINIPTTLLGMVDAAIGYKTGVNLDNIKNELGLFSYPKILIIDSNYIQTLNKKEILSGIAEMFKHGIIANKHFWNEMKKNYSNIISKNITKKKLIQLISKSIEIKQKIVDKDPKEKGLRKILNFGHTIGHALESLFLNKKNIINHGIAVANGIIRESWISCKDYGLSYDNYKEIKQILYSIYPIIKNDFSNYEIKKLFNIMQHDKKNEKEKIQFSLINHIGNCSYNCVINNEIIKKSFTEII from the coding sequence TTGATATTATTCGATGAAATAGCTTATAAAGAATTACAAAAATATTTGCTATATGAAGTTTTTTCTGTTAAAGAAATATTTATTTTGGTAGATGATTTAACAAAAAAATATTGTCTTCCTATACTTATAGATAAAATAAATTTTCTAAAAAAATCGAATATAATTCAAATTTCTCATGGAGAAAAAGAAAAAAATATATATACATGCATTAAAATATTTAAAGAAATAGAAAAATATAATAGTACCAGAAATAGTATAATAATTAATTTAGGTGGAGGAGTAATAACAGATATAGGAGGATTTGTAGCATCTATATTTAAACGTGGTATTCGTTTTATAAATATTCCTACAACTTTATTAGGAATGGTAGATGCTGCAATAGGATATAAAACAGGTGTTAATTTAGATAATATAAAAAATGAATTAGGATTATTTTCTTATCCAAAAATATTAATTATAGACTCTAATTATATACAAACTCTTAACAAAAAAGAAATTCTTTCTGGAATAGCAGAAATGTTTAAACATGGAATAATAGCAAACAAACATTTTTGGAATGAAATGAAAAAAAACTATTCAAATATAATAAGCAAAAATATCACTAAAAAAAAATTAATTCAATTAATTTCTAAATCTATAGAAATAAAACAAAAAATAGTAGATAAAGATCCTAAAGAAAAAGGATTAAGAAAAATTCTTAATTTTGGTCATACTATTGGACATGCTTTGGAGAGTTTATTTTTAAATAAAAAAAATATAATAAATCATGGTATAGCTGTAGCAAATGGAATAATTCGTGAATCATGGATTTCTTGTAAAGATTATGGATTATCTTATGATAATTATAAAGAAATTAAACAAATATTATATTCTATATATCCAATAATAAAAAACGATTTTTCCAATTATGAAATAAAAAAATTATTTAATATTATGCAACATGATAAAAAAAATGAAAAAGAAAAAATTCAATTTTCATTGATAAATCACATCGGAAATTGTTCATATAATTGTGTTATTAACAATGAAATAATAAAGAAAAGTTTTACTGAAATAATATAA